A window from Drosophila simulans strain w501 chromosome 4, Prin_Dsim_3.1, whole genome shotgun sequence encodes these proteins:
- the LOC6724687 gene encoding polyamine-transporting ATPase 13A3 isoform X2, translating to MTPHNNSKVSKPCTGLLNPDQEDQMKVCGYRRSLMRTGFCWACIFLTGGLLRLVLHWWRHLYLYATCSKCSLEEAEQVLVTEDYQGKHKMYHVKKIQVLTSSNLKTLLEKEQQSIESTHIECDHVENVLQLSVHFNSAQFKKCSSIRIFRCKQLVYAWNNNINSFQRINGLDLNIPCSYYHQQRGLTVHEQISRRIVFGDNEISVPLRDFKTLLFLEVLNPFYVFQLFSVILWFTYDYYYYACVILLMSIFGITVSVLQTKKNQDLLQKTVYNTGNAWVVDHKGLSKELPTRAIVPGDIIEIPSSGCTLHCDAILISGNCILDESMLTGESVPVTKTPLPSKRDMIFDKTEHARHTLFCGTKVIQTRYIGSKKVLAFVINTGNITAKGELIRSILYPPPVDYKFEQDSYKFIQFLAIIACVGFIYTLVTKILRGTDPVKIAVESLDLITIVVPPALPAAMTVGRFYAQKRLKTSEIFCISPRSINVAGSINCCCFDKTGTLTEDGLDMWGVVPKSSTNQFQIPLKSIDRLPFDHFLFGMVTCHSITILNGKMMGDPLDLKMFQSTGWELEDSNNIPDTEKYGILYPTILRQPRVGLSGMAEPDCGSKNEIKRQSSVDDLLATVGISPSQKNFDHGIVREFPFTSALQRMSVVTRCLSDQVFNVYCKGSPEMLKKLCTPQSLPDNYSQQLSEFAKKGYRIIAIAFKALSHKMNYTKVQRLSREEVENNMEFLGFVILENRLKPDTAKVINALNTAKIRTIMITGDNILTAISVARDCGIVSPSQAVITVHADPIGDSANFQTNTGTECNFDNSSDKHYKLHYTLDFGSKTSRAYLFKSSFNSNLFDRDTPEFTAHVGKTIFHMESTNSLVNESSSSYAESGLPTSDSLASVKTIDTWTHNDAELGIKHTPDESWRQECIFAMDGKTWQIVKDHFPEEMEILLTRGSIYARMSPDQKQALVIELQNLDYCVAMCGDGANDCGALKVAHAGISLSETEASIASPFTSRNPTISAVLKVIKEGRAALVTSFGIFKYMAAYSLVQFISVMILYSIDSNLTDKQYLYVDLGLISIFAFFFGKTESFDGKLVEQVPLSSLISYTPLASLLLHLTVVTAFQVTCWIHLHQQPWFKPFEPAGEDHLGCYENYTMFCISSFQYIILAFVFSKGAPYRKPLWSNWPLCLAFIVNLCIIVYLVLYPCDWVATFFQLIVPPSMRFRYVMLAYGAASFMCHIFVESFLVEYLVFKKYQVQREKNWVTSKQKYMRLEHDISNIKNWPPITEVYEPNNLTDWETEQPTYVSLHAEQNHDTQLGKFPGFC from the exons ACGTCTTGCAACTGTCAGTTCATTTTAACTCGGCCCAATTTAAAA aatGCTCATCAATACGAATTTTTCGCTGCAAGCAATTGGTTTATGCTTGGAACAATaatataaatagttttcaaagGATAAATGGACTCGACCTAAATATTCCGTGTTCATATTATCACCAACAGCGTGGATTAACTGTACATGAACAGATTTCAAGGCGAATTGTTTTCGGAGACAATGAGATATCTGTACCATTGCGAGATTTCAAGACATTGCTGTTCTTAGAAGTACTTAATCCTTTTTAcgtttttcaattattttctgTAATTCTGTGGTTTACATATGATTACTATTACTATGCTTGCGTAATACTCTTGATGTCCATTTTTGGTATAACAGTGTCTGTTTTGCAAACGAAAAAG aatcaGGATTTGCTCCAAAAAACAGTATATAACACTGGTAATGCTTGGGTTGTTGATCATAAAGGACTGTCTAAAGAGCTTCCAACGCGAGCGATAGTACCTGGGGACATCATTGAAATACCGTCATCAGGCTGTACCCTGCATTGCGATGCAATCTTAATATCAGGAAACTGCATTCTAGATGAGTCTATGCTTACTGGTGAAAGTGTGCCAGTAACCAAAACTCCTCTACCGTCGAAACGTGACATGATTTTTGATAAAACAGAGCATGCCAGACATACTCTTTTTTGTGGCACAAAGGTCATTCAGACTCGTTATATTGGCTCGAAAAAAGTATTGGCATTTGTAATAAACACTGGAAACATAACGGCAAAAGGAGAACTTATACGTTCTATTCTTTACCCCCCCCCTGTTGACTACAAGTTTGAACAAGATTCGTACAAATTTATCCAGTTTCTGGCAATAATAGCATGTGTAGGATTTATTTATACGCTTGTAACTAAA ATCTTGCGTGGAACGGATCCTGTTAAAATAGCAGTTGAATCACTGGACCTTATCACAATTGTAGTCCCACCAGCACTTCCAGCTGCAATGACAGTCGGTCGATTTTATGCACAAAAGCGGCTAAAGACtagtgaaatattttgcatatctCCTAGGTCTATAAATGTGGCAGGAAGTataaattgttgttgctttgacAAG ACTGGTACTCTTACGGAAGATGGACTTGATATGTGGGGGGTTGTGCCCAAATCATCAActaatcaatttcaaattccTTTAAAAAGTATTGATCGATTGCCATTTGATCACTTCCTTTTCGGTATGGTAACGTGTCATTCTATAACAATATTGAACGGCAAAATGATGGGCGACCCATTGGATTTAAAAATGTTCCAGTCTACAGGATGGGAACTAGAAGATTCAAATAACATACCTGATACTGAAAAATATGGTATTCTTTATCCAACAATTTTAAGACAGCCAAGAGTTGGCCTTTCCGGTATGGCTGAACCAGATTGTGGATCTAAGAATGAAATTAAGCGGCAATCCTCTGTAGACGATTTACTAGCCACTGTTGGAATCTCGCCATCACAAAAGAATTTTGATCATGGTATCGTTCGAGAATTTCCATTTACTTCAGCTCTTCAGCGGATGTCTGTTGTTACTCGTTGCCTTAGTGACCAAGTATTTAATGTTTACTGCAAAGGTTCTCCCGAGATGTTGAAAAAACTTTGTACGCCACAAAGTTTACCAGATAATTATTCGCAACAACTATCGGAATTCGCAAAAAAAGGATACCGAATCATTGCCATTGCTTTTAAAGCTCTTTCCCACAAGATGAACTATACAAAAGTACAGCGTTTATCTCGAGAAGAGGTTGAAAACAACATGgaatttttgggttttgttatACTTGAGAATCGCCTTAAACCAGATACTGCTAAAGTAATAAATGCGCTAAACACAGCCAAAATTCGAACTATAATGATAACAGGCGATAATATTTTAACTGCAATAAGCGTTGCTCGGGATTGTGGCATAGTAAGTCCCTCGCAAGCAGTTATAACTGTGCATGCAGATCCAATTGGCGACAGTGCAAACTTCCAAACTAATACCGGTACAGAGTGTAATTTTGATAATAGTTCAGATAAACACTACAAGTTGCACTACACCTTAGATTTTGGTAGCAAGACGTCTCGGGCATATCTATTTAAATCAAGCTTTAATAGTAACCTTTTTGACCGGGATACACCTGAATTCACGGCCCACGTTggaaaaactatttttcaTATGGAGTCGACGAATTCATTAGTTAACGAATCGAGTTCTAGTTACGCAGAGAGTGGTTTGCCGACAAGCGATAGTTTGGCCAGTGTAAAAACTATAGACACTTGGACCCACAATGATGCTGAGCTTGGTATAAAACACACACCAGACGAAAGCTGGCGGCAAGAATGTATATTTGCAATGGATGGTAAGACTTGGCAAATTGTAAAAGATCACTTTCCagaggaaatggaaattctattGACACGGGGTTCTATTTACGCCCGAATGTCACCCGATCAGAAACAGGCACTAGTTATAGAACTTCAAAACTTGGATTATTGCGTTGCCATGTGCGGTGATGGAGCCAATGACTGTGGTGCACTGAAGGTGGCTCACGCTGGTATTTCCTTAAGCGAGACTGAAGCATCCATAGCATCGCCATTTACTTCACGAAATCCCACAATTTCGGCggttttaaaagttattaagGAAGGACGCGCTGCATTGGTCACATCGTTTGGTATTTTCAAGTATATGGCAGCCTATTCGCTGGTTCAGTTCATATCTGTTATGATTTTGTATTCCATCGACTCAAATTTGACGGATAAGCAGTATCTATATGTCGATCTTGGACTTATATCAATAtttgccttcttttttggTAAAACCGAATCATTTGATGGAAAGCTGGTGGAACAAGTTCCGCTTAGTTCATTAATATCCTACACGCCATTAGCTTCCCTTTTACTACATCTTACTGTTGTAACAGCATTTCAGGTGACtt GTTGGATTCATCTGCATCAACAGCCGTGGTTTAAACCTTTCGAGCCTGCGGGTGAAGATCATTTAGGTTGCTATGAAAACTATACAATGTTCTGCATATCTAGTTTCCAGTATATTATTCTAGCTTTTGTTTTCTCAAAGGGTGCGCCATACAGAAAACCACTGTGGTCGAATTGGCCACTGTGTCTAgcatttattgtaaatttGTGCATTATTGTATATTTGGTTCTTTACCCCTGCGATTGGGTAGCCACCTTTTTTCAGCTTATTGTACCTCCTTCCATGAGGTTTCGATACGTGATGCTTGCATACGGAGCAGCATCATTTATGTGTCATATTTTTGTCGAGTCATTTTTGGTTGAATATCTAGTGTTCAAAAAATACCAAGTACAGCGAGAGAAAAACTGGGTCACATCGAAGCAAAAATACATGCGTCTAGAGCAtgatatatcaaatataaaaaactggCCACCTATAACTGAAGTTTATGAACCAAATAATTTAACAGACTGGGAAACAGAACAGCCCACATATGTAAGTTTGCACGCTGAACAAAACCATGATACGCAGCTTGGAAAATTTCCTGGATTTTGttag
- the LOC6724687 gene encoding polyamine-transporting ATPase 13A3 isoform X3, which produces MSVLQTKKNQDLLQKTVYNTGNAWVVDHKGLSKELPTRAIVPGDIIEIPSSGCTLHCDAILISGNCILDESMLTGESVPVTKTPLPSKRDMIFDKTEHARHTLFCGTKVIQTRYIGSKKVLAFVINTGNITAKGELIRSILYPPPVDYKFEQDSYKFIQFLAIIACVGFIYTLVTKILRGTDPVKIAVESLDLITIVVPPALPAAMTVGRFYAQKRLKTSEIFCISPRSINVAGSINCCCFDKTGTLTEDGLDMWGVVPKSSTNQFQIPLKSIDRLPFDHFLFGMVTCHSITILNGKMMGDPLDLKMFQSTGWELEDSNNIPDTEKYGILYPTILRQPRVGLSGMAEPDCGSKNEIKRQSSVDDLLATVGISPSQKNFDHGIVREFPFTSALQRMSVVTRCLSDQVFNVYCKGSPEMLKKLCTPQSLPDNYSQQLSEFAKKGYRIIAIAFKALSHKMNYTKVQRLSREEVENNMEFLGFVILENRLKPDTAKVINALNTAKIRTIMITGDNILTAISVARDCGIVSPSQAVITVHADPIGDSANFQTNTGTECNFDNSSDKHYKLHYTLDFGSKTSRAYLFKSSFNSNLFDRDTPEFTAHVGKTIFHMESTNSLVNESSSSYAESGLPTSDSLASVKTIDTWTHNDAELGIKHTPDESWRQECIFAMDGKTWQIVKDHFPEEMEILLTRGSIYARMSPDQKQALVIELQNLDYCVAMCGDGANDCGALKVAHAGISLSETEASIASPFTSRNPTISAVLKVIKEGRAALVTSFGIFKYMAAYSLVQFISVMILYSIDSNLTDKQYLYVDLGLISIFAFFFGKTESFDGKLVEQVPLSSLISYTPLASLLLHLTVVTAFQVTCWIHLHQQPWFKPFEPAGEDHLGCYENYTMFCISSFQYIILAFVFSKGAPYRKPLWSNWPLCLAFIVNLCIIVYLVLYPCDWVATFFQLIVPPSMRFRYVMLAYGAASFMCHIFVESFLVEYLVFKKYQVQREKNWVTSKQKYMRLEHDISNIKNWPPITEVYEPNNLTDWETEQPTYVSLHAEQNHDTQLGKFPGFC; this is translated from the exons A TGTCTGTTTTGCAAACGAAAAAG aatcaGGATTTGCTCCAAAAAACAGTATATAACACTGGTAATGCTTGGGTTGTTGATCATAAAGGACTGTCTAAAGAGCTTCCAACGCGAGCGATAGTACCTGGGGACATCATTGAAATACCGTCATCAGGCTGTACCCTGCATTGCGATGCAATCTTAATATCAGGAAACTGCATTCTAGATGAGTCTATGCTTACTGGTGAAAGTGTGCCAGTAACCAAAACTCCTCTACCGTCGAAACGTGACATGATTTTTGATAAAACAGAGCATGCCAGACATACTCTTTTTTGTGGCACAAAGGTCATTCAGACTCGTTATATTGGCTCGAAAAAAGTATTGGCATTTGTAATAAACACTGGAAACATAACGGCAAAAGGAGAACTTATACGTTCTATTCTTTACCCCCCCCCTGTTGACTACAAGTTTGAACAAGATTCGTACAAATTTATCCAGTTTCTGGCAATAATAGCATGTGTAGGATTTATTTATACGCTTGTAACTAAA ATCTTGCGTGGAACGGATCCTGTTAAAATAGCAGTTGAATCACTGGACCTTATCACAATTGTAGTCCCACCAGCACTTCCAGCTGCAATGACAGTCGGTCGATTTTATGCACAAAAGCGGCTAAAGACtagtgaaatattttgcatatctCCTAGGTCTATAAATGTGGCAGGAAGTataaattgttgttgctttgacAAG ACTGGTACTCTTACGGAAGATGGACTTGATATGTGGGGGGTTGTGCCCAAATCATCAActaatcaatttcaaattccTTTAAAAAGTATTGATCGATTGCCATTTGATCACTTCCTTTTCGGTATGGTAACGTGTCATTCTATAACAATATTGAACGGCAAAATGATGGGCGACCCATTGGATTTAAAAATGTTCCAGTCTACAGGATGGGAACTAGAAGATTCAAATAACATACCTGATACTGAAAAATATGGTATTCTTTATCCAACAATTTTAAGACAGCCAAGAGTTGGCCTTTCCGGTATGGCTGAACCAGATTGTGGATCTAAGAATGAAATTAAGCGGCAATCCTCTGTAGACGATTTACTAGCCACTGTTGGAATCTCGCCATCACAAAAGAATTTTGATCATGGTATCGTTCGAGAATTTCCATTTACTTCAGCTCTTCAGCGGATGTCTGTTGTTACTCGTTGCCTTAGTGACCAAGTATTTAATGTTTACTGCAAAGGTTCTCCCGAGATGTTGAAAAAACTTTGTACGCCACAAAGTTTACCAGATAATTATTCGCAACAACTATCGGAATTCGCAAAAAAAGGATACCGAATCATTGCCATTGCTTTTAAAGCTCTTTCCCACAAGATGAACTATACAAAAGTACAGCGTTTATCTCGAGAAGAGGTTGAAAACAACATGgaatttttgggttttgttatACTTGAGAATCGCCTTAAACCAGATACTGCTAAAGTAATAAATGCGCTAAACACAGCCAAAATTCGAACTATAATGATAACAGGCGATAATATTTTAACTGCAATAAGCGTTGCTCGGGATTGTGGCATAGTAAGTCCCTCGCAAGCAGTTATAACTGTGCATGCAGATCCAATTGGCGACAGTGCAAACTTCCAAACTAATACCGGTACAGAGTGTAATTTTGATAATAGTTCAGATAAACACTACAAGTTGCACTACACCTTAGATTTTGGTAGCAAGACGTCTCGGGCATATCTATTTAAATCAAGCTTTAATAGTAACCTTTTTGACCGGGATACACCTGAATTCACGGCCCACGTTggaaaaactatttttcaTATGGAGTCGACGAATTCATTAGTTAACGAATCGAGTTCTAGTTACGCAGAGAGTGGTTTGCCGACAAGCGATAGTTTGGCCAGTGTAAAAACTATAGACACTTGGACCCACAATGATGCTGAGCTTGGTATAAAACACACACCAGACGAAAGCTGGCGGCAAGAATGTATATTTGCAATGGATGGTAAGACTTGGCAAATTGTAAAAGATCACTTTCCagaggaaatggaaattctattGACACGGGGTTCTATTTACGCCCGAATGTCACCCGATCAGAAACAGGCACTAGTTATAGAACTTCAAAACTTGGATTATTGCGTTGCCATGTGCGGTGATGGAGCCAATGACTGTGGTGCACTGAAGGTGGCTCACGCTGGTATTTCCTTAAGCGAGACTGAAGCATCCATAGCATCGCCATTTACTTCACGAAATCCCACAATTTCGGCggttttaaaagttattaagGAAGGACGCGCTGCATTGGTCACATCGTTTGGTATTTTCAAGTATATGGCAGCCTATTCGCTGGTTCAGTTCATATCTGTTATGATTTTGTATTCCATCGACTCAAATTTGACGGATAAGCAGTATCTATATGTCGATCTTGGACTTATATCAATAtttgccttcttttttggTAAAACCGAATCATTTGATGGAAAGCTGGTGGAACAAGTTCCGCTTAGTTCATTAATATCCTACACGCCATTAGCTTCCCTTTTACTACATCTTACTGTTGTAACAGCATTTCAGGTGACtt GTTGGATTCATCTGCATCAACAGCCGTGGTTTAAACCTTTCGAGCCTGCGGGTGAAGATCATTTAGGTTGCTATGAAAACTATACAATGTTCTGCATATCTAGTTTCCAGTATATTATTCTAGCTTTTGTTTTCTCAAAGGGTGCGCCATACAGAAAACCACTGTGGTCGAATTGGCCACTGTGTCTAgcatttattgtaaatttGTGCATTATTGTATATTTGGTTCTTTACCCCTGCGATTGGGTAGCCACCTTTTTTCAGCTTATTGTACCTCCTTCCATGAGGTTTCGATACGTGATGCTTGCATACGGAGCAGCATCATTTATGTGTCATATTTTTGTCGAGTCATTTTTGGTTGAATATCTAGTGTTCAAAAAATACCAAGTACAGCGAGAGAAAAACTGGGTCACATCGAAGCAAAAATACATGCGTCTAGAGCAtgatatatcaaatataaaaaactggCCACCTATAACTGAAGTTTATGAACCAAATAATTTAACAGACTGGGAAACAGAACAGCCCACATATGTAAGTTTGCACGCTGAACAAAACCATGATACGCAGCTTGGAAAATTTCCTGGATTTTGttag
- the LOC120285212 gene encoding probable cation-transporting ATPase W08D2.5 yields MITGDNILTAISVARDCGIVSPSQAVITVHADPIGDSANFQTNTGTECNFDNSSDKHYKLHYTLDFGSKTSRAYLFKSSFNSNLFDRDTPEFTAHVGKTIFHMESTNSLVNESSSSYAESGLPTSDSLASVKTIDTWTHNDAELGIKHTPDESWRQECIFAMDGKTWQIVKDHFPEEMEILLTRGSIYARMSPDQKQALVIELQNLDYCVAMCGDGANDCGALKVAHAGISLSETEASIASPFTSRNPTISAVLKVIKEGRAALVTSFGIFKYMAAYSLVQFISVMILYSIDSNLTDKQYLYVDLGLISIFAFFFGKTESFDGKLVEQVPLSSLISYTPLASLLLHLTVVTAFQVTCWIHLHQQPWFKPFEPAGEDHLGCYENYTMFCISSFQYIILAFVFSKGAPYIPLRQGTARLRRLATPRI; encoded by the exons ATGATAACAGGCGATAATATTTTAACTGCAATAAGCGTTGCTCGGGATTGTGGCATAGTAAGTCCCTCGCAAGCAGTTATAACTGTGCATGCAGATCCAATTGGCGACAGTGCAAACTTCCAAACTAATACCGGTACAGAGTGTAATTTTGATAATAGTTCAGATAAACACTACAAGTTGCACTACACCTTAGATTTTGGTAGCAAGACGTCTCGGGCATATCTATTTAAATCAAGCTTTAATAGTAACCTTTTTGACCGGGATACACCTGAATTCACGGCCCACGTTggaaaaactatttttcaTATGGAGTCGACGAATTCATTAGTTAACGAATCGAGTTCTAGTTACGCAGAGAGTGGTTTGCCGACAAGCGATAGTTTGGCCAGTGTAAAAACTATAGACACTTGGACCCACAATGATGCTGAGCTTGGTATAAAACACACACCAGACGAAAGCTGGCGGCAAGAATGTATATTTGCAATGGATGGTAAGACTTGGCAAATTGTAAAAGATCACTTTCCagaggaaatggaaattctattGACACGGGGTTCTATTTACGCCCGAATGTCACCCGATCAGAAACAGGCACTAGTTATAGAACTTCAAAACTTGGATTATTGCGTTGCCATGTGCGGTGATGGAGCCAATGACTGTGGTGCACTGAAGGTGGCTCACGCTGGTATTTCCTTAAGCGAGACTGAAGCATCCATAGCATCGCCATTTACTTCACGAAATCCCACAATTTCGGCggttttaaaagttattaagGAAGGACGCGCTGCATTGGTCACATCGTTTGGTATTTTCAAGTATATGGCAGCCTATTCGCTGGTTCAGTTCATATCTGTTATGATTTTGTATTCCATCGACTCAAATTTGACGGATAAGCAGTATCTATATGTCGATCTTGGACTTATATCAATAtttgccttcttttttggTAAAACCGAATCATTTGATGGAAAGCTGGTGGAACAAGTTCCGCTTAGTTCATTAATATCCTACACGCCATTAGCTTCCCTTTTACTACATCTTACTGTTGTAACAGCATTTCAGGTGACtt GTTGGATTCATCTGCATCAACAGCCGTGGTTTAAACCTTTCGAGCCTGCGGGTGAAGATCATTTAGGTTGCTATGAAAACTATACAATGTTCTGCATATCTAGTTTCCAGTATATTATTCTAGCTTTTGTTTTCTCCAAGGGTGCGCCATACATACCGTTAAGACAAGGCACAGCTAGGTTGAGACGCCTTGCTACACCGCGAATCTAG